In Tenacibaculum pacificus, a single window of DNA contains:
- the glmM gene encoding phosphoglucosamine mutase: MTLIKSISGIRGTIGGKPSENLTPLDAVKFAAAYGAFIIKRNPTAKKIKVVIGRDARISGKMISNLVANTLVGLGINVVDLGLSTTPTVEVAVPLEKAQGGIILTASHNPKQWNALKLLNEKGEFLNGADGEEILTLADNEDFTFAEVDELGSYRKNKRYLKKHIKEVLNLDLVDVKAIKKAKFKVVVDGVNSTGGIFIPALLKELGVKCIELYCEPNGDFPHNPEPLKENLTDISKLVVKKKADLGIVVDPDVDRLALISEDGSMFGEEYTLVACADYVLGKLGGGNTVSNLSSSRALRYVTEKHGGTYTASAVGEVNVVQMMKDTDTVIGGEGNGGIIYPASHYGRDSLVGVALFLSHLAKKKISCKELRDSYPSYFMSKNKIQLTPKIDVDEILSKMTLKYQSEDVNTIDGVKIDFENEWVHLRKSNTEPIIRIYTESTSQKKAERLAERFITEIEQIIK, from the coding sequence ATGACACTTATAAAATCGATATCAGGAATTAGAGGAACAATAGGAGGAAAGCCTAGCGAAAACCTTACGCCATTAGATGCTGTTAAATTTGCAGCAGCTTACGGAGCTTTTATCATCAAAAGAAACCCGACAGCTAAAAAAATTAAAGTTGTTATTGGTAGGGATGCTCGTATCTCTGGTAAAATGATTAGCAACCTAGTAGCAAACACTTTAGTTGGATTAGGGATTAATGTTGTTGATTTAGGTTTATCTACAACACCAACTGTTGAAGTTGCTGTTCCATTAGAAAAAGCTCAAGGAGGAATTATTTTAACAGCTTCTCATAATCCAAAGCAATGGAATGCTTTAAAGTTATTAAATGAAAAAGGAGAGTTTTTAAACGGTGCAGATGGAGAAGAAATTTTAACTTTAGCAGATAATGAAGATTTTACTTTTGCTGAGGTTGATGAATTAGGAAGCTACAGAAAGAATAAGCGTTATTTAAAGAAACATATCAAGGAAGTTTTAAACTTAGATTTAGTAGATGTAAAAGCTATTAAAAAAGCAAAGTTTAAAGTTGTTGTTGATGGGGTTAATTCTACTGGAGGAATTTTTATCCCTGCTTTATTAAAGGAATTAGGCGTTAAATGTATCGAATTATATTGTGAGCCAAATGGTGATTTTCCTCATAATCCTGAGCCTTTAAAAGAGAATTTAACTGATATATCTAAATTAGTAGTTAAAAAGAAAGCCGATTTAGGAATTGTTGTTGATCCTGATGTTGATCGTTTAGCTTTAATATCAGAAGATGGTTCTATGTTTGGGGAAGAATACACTTTAGTTGCTTGTGCGGATTACGTATTAGGTAAATTAGGCGGAGGAAATACCGTTTCTAATTTATCATCATCAAGAGCTTTACGTTATGTTACTGAAAAACATGGTGGAACTTATACAGCTTCAGCAGTAGGTGAAGTAAATGTAGTTCAAATGATGAAAGACACCGATACTGTAATTGGTGGAGAAGGAAATGGTGGAATTATTTATCCTGCATCTCATTACGGACGTGATTCTTTAGTTGGTGTTGCGTTGTTTTTATCGCATTTAGCGAAAAAGAAAATATCTTGTAAAGAATTAAGAGATTCGTATCCAAGTTATTTTATGAGTAAAAACAAAATTCAATTAACTCCGAAAATTGATGTTGATGAGATTTTATCAAAAATGACTTTAAAATATCAAAGTGAAGATGTTAACACAATTGATGGTGTAAAAATTGATTTTGAAAACGAATGGGTTCATTTACGTAAATCGAATACTGAACCAATTATCAGAATTTATACAGAAAGTACTAGTCAAAAAAAGGCTGAAAGACTTGCTGAAAGATTCATAACAGAAATAGAACAAATAATAAAATAA
- a CDS encoding pseudouridine synthase, with protein sequence MKISQLSSIIYNIFALNKIIMSLTILFEDEYIICVSKPNNIVVHHAYHSRNVSEEDSLLQLLFNQFGAKFYPIHRLDRKTSGIILLAKETKHVSKFQELFTDNEIQKTYYGIVRGHSPESKVIDSPVKGRDSDVYKEAETHLKTVSTVIVDISVKPYDSSRYSLIEMKPTTGRLHQLRIHMNKISHPLIGDPKYGDKNHNTMFIDNFNCENLFLHAYSLEFTHPFSKEKILIKSSLPSDWNTVFERFKWSI encoded by the coding sequence ATGAAAATATCACAACTCTCATCAATCATATATAATATCTTTGCTTTAAATAAAATAATTATGAGCCTTACTATTCTTTTTGAAGATGAATATATAATCTGTGTTTCTAAACCGAATAACATAGTCGTTCATCACGCCTATCATTCAAGAAATGTTTCTGAAGAAGATTCTTTACTGCAGTTACTGTTTAATCAATTTGGAGCTAAATTTTACCCTATTCATCGCTTAGATAGAAAAACTTCTGGTATTATCTTATTAGCAAAAGAAACAAAACACGTTTCTAAGTTTCAGGAACTTTTTACTGATAATGAAATACAGAAAACATATTACGGAATTGTAAGAGGACATTCTCCTGAATCTAAAGTTATTGATTCTCCTGTAAAAGGAAGAGATTCTGATGTTTATAAAGAAGCTGAAACGCATTTAAAAACAGTATCGACTGTTATTGTTGATATTTCTGTAAAACCTTACGACAGCTCAAGATACAGCTTAATTGAGATGAAACCTACAACAGGTAGATTACATCAATTACGTATTCATATGAATAAAATAAGTCATCCTCTTATTGGTGATCCAAAGTATGGTGACAAGAATCACAATACGATGTTTATTGATAATTTTAACTGTGAAAATTTATTTTTACACGCGTATTCACTTGAATTTACACATCCTTTTTCAAAAGAAAAAATTTTAATAAAATCAAGTTTACCAAGTGATTGGAATACTGTTTTCGAACGTTTTAAGTGGAGTATTTAA
- a CDS encoding DEAD/DEAH box helicase, with translation MPFKKLNPEIKEKLESLEIITPTPLQAKSIPAIKSGANVYCTGPKGSGKTTTLVLTTLHKLKFQDVGTSPRAFVLVENNERALEVYNAFSAYTRYKSIRVYVADEKEHVDLQKSEIFEGVDILISTPKRMNKLFLLNGISPSQLMIFNIDDAEFLKDNNSYAALMAITQSINKCQFVLYADKMNPTIKRFEDYFMKYAKVISVK, from the coding sequence ATGCCTTTTAAAAAATTAAATCCAGAAATAAAAGAAAAGTTAGAATCGCTAGAAATAATAACACCTACACCTTTACAGGCAAAAAGTATTCCTGCTATAAAAAGCGGTGCTAATGTTTACTGTACAGGTCCTAAAGGTAGCGGAAAAACAACCACACTCGTGCTTACAACCTTACATAAATTAAAATTTCAAGATGTCGGTACTAGTCCAAGAGCTTTTGTTCTTGTAGAAAATAACGAAAGAGCTTTAGAAGTGTATAATGCCTTTTCTGCATATACTAGGTATAAATCGATACGTGTTTATGTTGCTGATGAAAAAGAGCATGTAGATTTACAAAAATCAGAAATTTTTGAAGGTGTTGACATTCTTATATCTACTCCTAAAAGAATGAATAAATTATTCTTATTAAACGGAATAAGTCCATCTCAATTAATGATTTTCAATATAGATGATGCAGAATTCTTAAAAGATAACAATTCATATGCTGCATTGATGGCAATTACTCAAAGCATTAATAAATGTCAATTTGTATTATATGCTGATAAAATGAATCCAACAATAAAACGTTTCGAAGATTATTTTATGAAATACGCGAAAGTAATTAGCGTAAAATAA
- a CDS encoding EamA family transporter, whose translation MIYLIISILISSLLFVIFKLFAVFKINTLQAIVVNYIIALLFGLYTSEATLRITEIPQQSWFVGAFILGILFILIFNVMAITAQKNGLSVASVAGKMSVVIPIVLGVFLYNESIGFIKIAGVVLALVAVYLASAKKSDTTSVSLKNLQYPILLFLGSGCIDAGLKYMEVTYVSEINTPIFIATIFGIAFIFGCFFMITQLYKGTLKLKWKNIIGGIALGIPNYYSIEFLLKALKTEGLESSTLFTINNVSVVILTTVFALVFFKEKLIKKNWIGIGLAVISILLVATA comes from the coding sequence GTGATATACCTCATCATAAGTATTTTAATATCAAGTTTACTGTTTGTAATATTCAAATTGTTCGCTGTTTTTAAAATAAACACCTTACAGGCAATTGTTGTTAATTATATTATTGCTTTGTTATTCGGTCTTTATACTTCGGAAGCAACACTAAGAATTACTGAAATACCTCAACAATCGTGGTTTGTAGGAGCTTTTATTTTAGGTATATTATTTATTTTGATATTTAATGTAATGGCTATTACAGCTCAAAAAAATGGATTATCAGTAGCTTCAGTTGCAGGTAAAATGTCTGTAGTAATTCCTATTGTTTTAGGTGTTTTTTTATATAATGAAAGTATCGGATTTATAAAAATAGCAGGAGTTGTTTTAGCACTTGTAGCTGTGTATTTAGCATCTGCAAAAAAAAGCGATACAACATCGGTAAGTTTAAAAAACCTGCAATATCCGATATTATTGTTTTTAGGTTCTGGTTGTATTGATGCTGGATTAAAATATATGGAAGTTACTTATGTTTCTGAAATTAATACACCGATTTTTATAGCAACTATTTTTGGAATCGCTTTTATCTTTGGATGTTTTTTTATGATAACACAATTATATAAAGGAACACTTAAACTTAAATGGAAAAATATAATAGGAGGAATCGCTTTAGGAATTCCTAATTATTACTCTATAGAGTTTTTATTAAAAGCCCTAAAAACAGAAGGCTTAGAAAGTTCTACATTATTTACCATTAACAATGTATCAGTAGTCATTTTAACAACCGTTTTTGCATTGGTATTCTTTAAAGAAAAGCTAATTAAAAAGAATTGGATAGGAATAGGATTAGCAGTAATTAGTATTTTATTAGTAGCTACAGCATAA
- a CDS encoding HAD family hydrolase has translation MIKNIIFDFGDIFINLDKEATYKEMAKLGVTKISEDMVTTYHQYEKGLISTDEFVAFYQNKFPQLNRADLINAWNAILLDFPKKRLAFLKELSASKKYRLFLLSNTNDLHISWIQNNWGAELYEEFKNCFEQFYLSHVNKFQKTRCKYL, from the coding sequence ATGATTAAAAATATAATTTTCGATTTTGGTGATATTTTCATCAATTTAGATAAAGAAGCCACTTACAAAGAAATGGCTAAGTTAGGCGTAACAAAAATTTCTGAAGATATGGTTACAACATATCATCAATATGAAAAAGGTTTAATTTCTACGGATGAATTTGTTGCTTTTTATCAAAATAAATTTCCGCAATTAAATCGTGCCGATTTAATAAATGCTTGGAATGCCATTTTATTAGATTTCCCTAAAAAGAGATTAGCGTTTTTAAAAGAATTATCGGCATCAAAAAAATACCGTTTGTTTTTATTAAGTAATACGAACGATTTACATATTTCATGGATTCAAAATAATTGGGGAGCAGAATTATACGAAGAGTTTAAAAACTGCTTTGAACAATTTTATTTATCACATGTAAATAAATTTCAGAAAACCAGATGCAAATATTTATGA
- a CDS encoding LEA type 2 family protein — protein sequence MKKLLFFIVSLRLLFFIVSLSIVSCSVKKKPIFLKVDDIKVISVASDTIRLKASAFFKNPNDIGGKLATDEIKVIVNGTQLAQVSSEEFKVPARDEFSIPLNVAIPAKKVFGNNKNGILGGLLNSLLNKSVKVQFKGDLRYKVLGFSHVYTIDKTEDIKIKF from the coding sequence ATGAAGAAATTACTGTTTTTTATCGTTTCGCTAAGATTACTGTTTTTTATCGTTTCGCTAAGTATTGTAAGTTGTTCTGTAAAAAAGAAACCAATATTTTTAAAAGTAGATGATATTAAAGTGATATCTGTAGCATCAGATACCATTCGATTAAAAGCGAGTGCCTTTTTTAAGAACCCAAATGATATTGGCGGAAAACTAGCAACAGACGAAATTAAAGTTATTGTAAACGGAACTCAATTAGCACAAGTTTCATCCGAAGAATTTAAAGTTCCTGCACGTGATGAATTTTCAATTCCTTTGAATGTAGCAATTCCTGCTAAAAAAGTATTCGGAAATAACAAAAACGGAATTTTAGGCGGATTATTAAATTCGTTATTAAACAAAAGTGTAAAAGTTCAGTTTAAAGGAGATTTACGTTACAAGGTTTTAGGTTTTTCACATGTATATACTATTGATAAAACAGAAGACATTAAAATAAAATTCTAA
- a CDS encoding M14 family zinc carboxypeptidase: protein MNLLNTDFLEENYLTIKETKISGRYVTFKDIEPLYNDLDINIKSKIIGQSEEGRDIYQLKLGSGKTKILVWSQMHGNESTGTKAVFDFLNFIKLYANTDVVKSILTNCDITIVPMLNPDGAEVYTRVNANQVDLNRDAVDLKAKESKLLREILDTVNPQFCFNLHDQRTIFGVEGTKNPATISFLAPSEEVTRKMTKGRKETMNVIVSMNNLLQKLIPNHIGRYTDEFYPTATGDNFQKLGHNTVLIEAGHFPDDYERETVRKYNFYAFLQGIYHISKEKNFTEHLDYFAIPNNIKNFYDVIYRSKNNEKDVAFQYVEKIENSKFALTLVEEKIGDLSLFLGHKEFNKKE from the coding sequence ATGAATTTACTAAATACCGATTTTTTAGAAGAAAATTATTTAACAATAAAAGAAACAAAAATATCAGGAAGATATGTCACTTTTAAAGATATTGAGCCACTTTATAATGATTTAGATATAAATATTAAATCAAAAATAATAGGTCAATCTGAAGAAGGTAGAGATATTTATCAATTAAAACTAGGCTCAGGAAAAACAAAAATACTTGTTTGGAGTCAGATGCACGGAAATGAAAGTACAGGGACAAAAGCTGTATTTGATTTTTTAAATTTCATAAAGTTATATGCGAATACGGATGTTGTAAAATCAATTTTAACTAATTGTGATATTACAATTGTTCCAATGCTAAATCCTGATGGGGCAGAAGTATACACTCGTGTAAATGCTAATCAAGTTGATTTAAATAGAGATGCTGTTGATTTAAAAGCTAAAGAAAGTAAGTTGTTGCGTGAAATTTTAGATACTGTAAATCCTCAGTTTTGTTTTAATCTTCATGATCAAAGAACTATTTTTGGAGTTGAAGGAACTAAAAACCCTGCAACCATATCGTTTTTAGCGCCATCAGAAGAAGTTACTCGTAAAATGACAAAGGGTCGTAAAGAAACAATGAATGTAATTGTTTCAATGAACAATTTATTACAAAAATTAATACCAAATCACATTGGTCGTTACACAGATGAGTTTTATCCGACTGCAACAGGCGATAATTTTCAGAAGCTAGGACACAATACAGTACTTATTGAAGCTGGTCATTTTCCTGATGATTACGAACGTGAAACTGTACGTAAATATAATTTTTACGCTTTTTTACAAGGAATTTACCATATTTCTAAAGAAAAAAACTTTACAGAGCACTTAGATTACTTTGCTATCCCTAACAATATCAAGAATTTCTATGATGTTATTTATAGATCAAAAAATAATGAAAAAGATGTAGCCTTTCAGTATGTTGAGAAAATAGAAAACAGTAAATTTGCACTAACTTTAGTTGAAGAGAAAATAGGGGATTTGTCATTATTCTTAGGTCATAAAGAATTTAATAAAAAAGAGTAA
- a CDS encoding IMPACT family protein, with amino-acid sequence MSDINEIKDTYKTIDVSSEETLFKDRNSKFFGYAFPVSSEDEVKEAIEGLRKKHHTARHFCYAWQFGIEAEKMRFRANDDGEPSNSAGMPIYGQIQAFDVTNILIVSVRYFGGTKLGVGGLINAYRTSAKIALEASDIKEKTIDIEYQLNFGYDMMNKVQRVVKERNLNITAQKLEMDCQYTISVRKKDAQTVFDIFDNLFKVNIKIIGEE; translated from the coding sequence ATGAGTGATATAAACGAAATAAAAGATACCTACAAAACAATTGATGTTTCATCAGAAGAAACATTGTTTAAAGATAGAAATAGTAAATTCTTCGGATATGCTTTTCCTGTTTCATCAGAAGATGAGGTTAAAGAAGCAATAGAAGGATTACGAAAAAAACATCATACAGCACGTCATTTTTGTTACGCTTGGCAATTTGGAATTGAAGCAGAAAAAATGCGTTTTAGAGCAAACGATGACGGAGAACCAAGTAATTCGGCAGGAATGCCTATTTATGGGCAGATTCAAGCTTTTGATGTAACAAACATATTAATTGTGTCTGTTCGTTATTTTGGCGGAACAAAACTAGGCGTAGGCGGATTAATAAACGCATACAGAACCTCAGCAAAAATTGCTTTAGAAGCTTCTGATATCAAAGAAAAAACAATCGATATTGAATATCAATTAAACTTTGGTTACGATATGATGAATAAAGTTCAACGTGTTGTTAAAGAACGAAATTTAAATATCACAGCTCAAAAACTAGAAATGGATTGTCAATATACGATATCGGTTCGTAAAAAAGATGCACAAACAGTTTTTGATATCTTTGATAATCTGTTTAAAGTGAATATTAAAATTATTGGAGAAGAGTAA
- a CDS encoding aminotransferase class V-fold PLP-dependent enzyme: MNNNLEEHFQKFRKQIVGVNQVYESPYGEQKMMYTDWTASGRLYMPIEEKLLHKFGPFVANTHTETSTAGAAMTLAYNEARSIIKTHVNASKDDVLITEGSGMTGVVNKLQRILGLKVSENLKEYTNIPDEKRPIVFVSHMEHHSNHTSWIETIAEVVVVPCNEEGLICLDTFEDTIKQYVDRPIKIASIIAGSNVTGIKTKYHKVASLIHKYGGLCFVDFACSAPYVDIDMHPKKEDEYLDAIFFSPHKFLGGPGSSGVLIFNKKLYKNMIPDNPGGGTVSYTNPWGGHDYFDDVETREDGGTPAFLQTIKIALAIQVKNQMGTDNIKKREDEVNLVMFKCLENLEGVKILAPNHKERLSIFSFYYEKYHFNLVVKLLNDRFGIQTRGGCSCAGTYGHFLLNVNQNTSNKIKDQILEGCNTDKPGWVRLSIHPTITDDEVQFICNSLITLTENIEEWSKDYQYHIIKNDYTHISAQPIEKLLIADWFTL, encoded by the coding sequence ATGAATAATAATTTAGAAGAGCATTTCCAAAAATTTAGAAAACAAATTGTAGGTGTCAATCAAGTATATGAATCACCATATGGTGAACAAAAAATGATGTACACAGATTGGACCGCAAGCGGAAGATTATATATGCCGATAGAAGAAAAATTGTTACATAAATTCGGTCCTTTTGTTGCTAATACACATACAGAAACCTCAACAGCAGGTGCTGCTATGACTTTAGCATACAATGAAGCAAGAAGTATTATTAAAACTCATGTAAACGCTTCTAAAGACGATGTGTTAATTACAGAAGGTTCTGGAATGACAGGGGTTGTTAATAAATTACAACGAATTTTAGGTTTAAAGGTTTCTGAAAACTTAAAAGAATATACCAATATTCCTGATGAAAAAAGACCGATTGTTTTTGTGAGTCACATGGAGCATCATTCAAATCATACTTCATGGATAGAAACTATTGCTGAGGTAGTTGTAGTTCCTTGTAATGAAGAAGGATTGATTTGTTTAGATACTTTTGAAGACACTATTAAACAATATGTAGATAGACCTATAAAAATAGCGTCTATTATTGCAGGTTCAAATGTAACGGGTATCAAAACCAAATATCATAAAGTAGCTTCTTTGATTCATAAATATGGTGGTTTATGTTTTGTTGATTTCGCTTGCTCTGCACCTTATGTCGATATAGATATGCATCCGAAGAAAGAAGATGAATATTTAGATGCTATTTTCTTTTCTCCTCATAAATTTTTAGGAGGACCTGGTAGTTCTGGCGTATTGATTTTCAATAAGAAATTATATAAAAACATGATTCCTGATAACCCAGGCGGAGGTACGGTTAGTTATACAAATCCTTGGGGTGGTCATGATTATTTTGATGATGTTGAAACTCGTGAAGATGGCGGAACACCAGCTTTCTTACAAACGATAAAAATTGCATTGGCTATTCAGGTGAAAAATCAAATGGGTACTGATAATATTAAAAAACGTGAAGATGAGGTAAATCTCGTTATGTTTAAGTGTTTAGAAAACTTAGAAGGCGTAAAAATATTAGCACCAAATCATAAAGAGCGCTTAAGTATTTTCTCTTTTTATTATGAAAAATATCATTTTAACTTAGTTGTAAAGCTACTAAACGATCGATTTGGTATTCAAACAAGAGGAGGTTGTTCTTGTGCGGGTACGTATGGACATTTTTTATTAAATGTAAATCAAAATACATCAAACAAAATTAAGGATCAAATACTAGAAGGATGTAATACTGATAAACCAGGTTGGGTGCGTTTATCAATACATCCGACTATTACAGATGATGAGGTACAATTTATTTGTAATTCATTAATCACATTGACTGAGAATATTGAAGAATGGTCAAAAGACTATCAATACCACATAATTAAAAACGATTATACACACATATCTGCCCAACCTATTGAAAAATTATTAATAGCAGATTGGTTTACCTTATAA
- the rpsA gene encoding 30S ribosomal protein S1, translating to MSEEKNTAAEAVTVNPAEFLATFNWHKYEEGIDEVDESKLQEFEKALEGTVGFVNERDVIEGTVTRITDRDAIIDINSKSEGVISLNEFRYNPGLKLGDSVEVLVDKREDASGQLVLSHKKARVIKAWERVNNAHETGEIVNGFVKCRTRGGMIVDVFGIEAFLPGSQIDVKPIRDYDQYVEKTMEFKVVKINHEFKNVVVSHKALIEADLEDQKKEIIGQLEKGQVLEGVVKNITSYGVFVDLGGVDGLVHITDLSWSRINHPNEVVELDQKLNVVILDFDDNKSRIQLGLKQLSAHPWEALNTDLKVGDKVKGKVVVLADYGAFVEVEEGVEGLIHVSEMSWSTHLRSAQDFVKVGDEVEAQILTLDREDRKMSLGMKQLHPDPWTDITTKYPVNSKHTGTVRNYTNFGVFVELEEGIDGLVYISDLSWTKKIKHPSDFVTVGDKLEVQVLELDVENRKLNLGHKQTQDNPWDAHEATYSIGSTHEGSIKEKNDKGATVTFADGIEAFAPTRFLEKEDGSKLEKGDAVKFIVTEFSKEYRRIVVSHTSLFKEEEKKNIKAAAKKAADVEKTTLGDIGGLAELKRKMEGK from the coding sequence ATGTCTGAAGAAAAAAACACAGCTGCTGAAGCAGTAACAGTAAACCCAGCAGAATTTTTAGCAACATTTAACTGGCATAAATACGAAGAAGGTATTGATGAAGTTGATGAATCTAAATTACAAGAATTCGAAAAAGCGTTAGAAGGAACAGTAGGTTTCGTAAACGAACGTGATGTTATCGAAGGAACAGTTACAAGAATTACTGATAGAGATGCAATTATCGATATCAACTCTAAGTCAGAGGGAGTAATTTCTTTAAACGAATTCCGTTACAATCCAGGTTTAAAACTTGGAGATAGTGTTGAGGTATTAGTTGATAAAAGGGAAGATGCTTCTGGTCAATTAGTATTATCTCACAAAAAAGCACGTGTTATTAAAGCATGGGAACGTGTTAATAATGCACATGAAACTGGTGAAATCGTTAACGGTTTTGTTAAGTGTAGAACTCGTGGAGGTATGATCGTTGATGTATTTGGTATTGAAGCTTTCTTACCAGGATCTCAAATTGATGTGAAGCCTATCCGTGATTACGATCAGTATGTAGAGAAAACTATGGAATTCAAAGTTGTGAAAATCAACCACGAATTTAAAAACGTAGTAGTATCGCATAAAGCGTTAATTGAAGCTGATTTAGAAGATCAGAAGAAAGAAATCATTGGTCAATTAGAAAAAGGACAAGTATTAGAAGGTGTTGTTAAAAACATTACTTCTTATGGTGTCTTTGTTGATTTAGGTGGTGTTGACGGTTTAGTTCATATTACTGATTTATCTTGGTCTCGTATTAACCACCCGAATGAGGTTGTTGAATTAGATCAGAAATTAAATGTTGTAATTTTAGACTTTGACGATAACAAATCTAGAATTCAATTAGGTTTAAAACAATTATCTGCTCATCCTTGGGAAGCTTTAAATACTGATTTAAAAGTTGGTGATAAAGTTAAAGGAAAAGTTGTTGTTTTAGCTGATTATGGTGCTTTTGTAGAGGTTGAAGAAGGTGTTGAAGGTTTAATTCACGTTTCTGAAATGTCTTGGTCTACTCACTTACGTTCTGCGCAAGATTTCGTAAAAGTTGGTGATGAGGTTGAAGCTCAAATTTTAACTTTAGACCGTGAAGACCGTAAAATGTCTCTTGGTATGAAGCAATTACACCCAGATCCTTGGACTGATATTACTACTAAGTACCCTGTAAACTCTAAGCATACTGGTACTGTACGTAACTATACTAACTTTGGTGTGTTTGTTGAATTAGAAGAAGGAATTGACGGATTAGTTTATATCTCTGATTTATCTTGGACTAAGAAAATTAAGCATCCTTCTGATTTTGTTACTGTTGGTGATAAATTAGAAGTTCAAGTTTTAGAATTAGACGTTGAGAACCGTAAGTTAAATTTAGGTCATAAGCAAACTCAAGATAATCCTTGGGATGCTCATGAAGCTACGTATTCTATAGGTTCTACTCACGAAGGTTCTATCAAGGAAAAGAATGATAAAGGTGCAACTGTAACTTTTGCAGATGGTATCGAAGCATTCGCTCCAACTCGTTTCTTAGAGAAAGAAGACGGTTCTAAATTAGAAAAAGGTGATGCTGTAAAGTTCATCGTTACTGAATTTAGTAAAGAATACAGAAGAATTGTTGTTTCTCATACTTCTCTTTTTAAAGAAGAAGAAAAGAAAAACATCAAGGCTGCTGCTAAAAAAGCTGCTGACGTAGAAAAAACTACTTTAGGGGATATTGGTGGATTAGCTGAATTAAAAAGAAAAATGGAAGGGAAATAA
- a CDS encoding sterol desaturase family protein, whose protein sequence is MKNPIIFFSLLISANIIGYVFNIIISKVWDKRHKHHTSTFKKEVLYSLLILLINILIAIPGYILWQIDIINFSSDNFIISFVALFILMDFLMYVLHWCSHNISYLNTIHAKHHEHTIEFNAVSLYYMSLWEAVLFGLLLTTVSIVFSLNLYSFIVFLVFNWLYGVITHLNVQTEKDILIFTTNSFHQKHHQLNYRNYGFYTVFWDKIFKTIKK, encoded by the coding sequence TTGAAAAACCCTATTATATTTTTCTCATTATTGATATCAGCAAATATAATAGGGTATGTCTTTAATATTATAATTAGTAAAGTTTGGGATAAGCGACATAAACATCATACAAGCACTTTTAAAAAAGAAGTGCTTTATTCTTTACTAATATTGTTGATAAACATTCTTATTGCAATTCCTGGTTATATATTATGGCAAATAGATATCATAAATTTTTCTTCGGATAATTTTATAATTTCGTTTGTAGCACTTTTTATATTGATGGATTTTTTAATGTATGTTTTACATTGGTGTTCTCATAATATAAGCTACTTAAATACGATTCACGCAAAACATCACGAACATACTATTGAATTCAATGCTGTTAGTTTATATTATATGTCGCTTTGGGAAGCTGTCTTGTTTGGCTTATTGTTAACTACGGTATCAATCGTGTTTTCATTGAACTTATATAGTTTTATCGTGTTTCTTGTTTTTAACTGGCTTTACGGAGTCATTACACATTTAAACGTGCAAACAGAAAAAGACATTTTGATATTCACAACAAACAGTTTTCATCAGAAACATCATCAATTGAACTATCGTAATTATGGGTTTTATACTGTTTTTTGGGATAAAATATTTAAAACGATAAAAAAATAG